The sequence tcatagaatcatagaatatcagggttggaagggacctcaggaggtcatctagtccaaccccctgctcatagcaggaccaatccccaattaaatcatcattGTGGCAGATATCATTGTGGCAGATATCTCTCTCCTGAGTGTGAGCAAGGAAGCAACGGTGCATCTACTACATGCTTGCGGCTTTCGCCCCAATCCCCGTGCTACTCTTCTGTGTGCTGCTTTAGTCCTTCCCAATAAATTGTAGAATGGGGCTGGAAAGTGTCCctcaatgggggaaggaacaaagcagctctgctaaGAACTCTCTGGTACAGGATTGTGAAGTACCAGCAGGAAAGTTTGCTGGAGAATTCTTTGGAGGAATCCTGTGAAATCTCAgtgtgcatcaacaccctgttccaccgTGCTCCTTCGCTGCACAGGGAAATGCCCAGCAcgcagaaacacagccagccttgtACATTTCTCTGCCCTCAACCCACCTCCACACTTCACAAagcaaatccacttaccagggagTCTCTTCTCCTGCTTCTGGCTCACCTAATTGTAACTGCTGAGACTGTCTGGACACCTCCAGAATGGAGAAGAGCTCCTGACTGGACACAGAACTGGGCAACGCCGGCATGGGCTCCACATCTTCTAATGCCtcacctccttcccctttgctgtgCGCTGCAGTGTGTCCTGAACACAGCTCTTTTCCCACAAGCTGCGTGAAATCTCCCATAGGTATCGACATTCCTACAGCCGGaacacagctgggactgcacggCCTCCTCTCCGCACATACTGAGCAGATCCAGCAGATCCACAGTAGCCCAAGGTGGAGAGAATTTGCTGTGTGGAGCCACCATGGCCACCTAGGAAGATGTGATGTAAGCTCTCCATGTTGAGAAAACAGGACAGGGGAATTGCTAAATTCCCTGgcctttaaagggggaggggtggaaagtTTTTACCTCGATGCAGGACAGAGGAATTATAACTGCTTACCAGAGTGGTCAgggtgggcattgtgggacaactTCCAGAGGCCAATTACAGCAATAAAATCAAGCCCAAGGGTCTACACTGGAGCTtcagtgacaaaagttttgcataAAAAGCCTTACCACTCGCATCCAGGTGGTTTTATTATCTCACTGAATCTGAGAAGTTCCATCGTTAAAAGTGGCTTTGCAGCGTGTACAGGGCCACTGTTTCTTCTCCAAAAGATACTTTTTGGGAGGAAAAACTTGGCAGTGTGTACAAGGCCTAAGGAACAATAATGAATAACGAGTATCCACAATTGTGTTTCCTGCTGGTGTCTATTAAGGTTTCCCAGACCACGATGTGTTGGAGTTACTGACACACTGAGCACCAGAACACATGGAATTGGCATTAGTAGCATCATGTGTTCATAATTCATTTCTctgaataataaaaatgtcattttttcagGGTGTGAAGGGCGACCGATCTGCTTCACCAATGAGAACAGCCTCCAGTTGTGAATGTAGTGTCTCATATTTACATTTTCTCTCCATCCAGGCATTTGTACTGCGACCATCCCCCTAGAGCCTGGGCACATACAGGAAGGCAGTGGGACATACGGTACATGCAGGAGACACCGTTCTGCTTCAGAGTTGGACAACTTCTCCcctactccatgtcagattccaacacaactgacttcaccaacccctccaccttcatcctgctgggcattcctggcctggtggcggcccatgtctggatctccatccccttctgtgcCATGTATGCAATAGCcatcttggggaacttcaccGTCCTGTTCATCGTGAAGACGGAACCTAGTctccatgggcccatgtactatttcctctgcatgctggccatCACCGACCTGGGCCTGTCTACATCCACCGtgcccaaaatgctgagcatcttctggttcaatttCAGGGAGATcgatttcagtgcctgcctcacccagatgtacttcATTCACAGCTTCTCAGTGATGGAGTCTGGGATCTTTGCGGCCATGGCTCTGgatcgctacgtggccatctgccATCCCCTGAGACACTCCACCATCCTGACAAACTCCATTGTGGCCACAATCGGCCTGGCCATGGTGTTACGCTGTGGCATTTTCTCACTGCCCTATCCCTTCCTGGTGAGGCAatggccatattgcagaaccaacatcatccCCCAGACATTATGTGTACACATGGCCGTGGCGAAGCTGGCCTGCGCCGACACCCACATCAGTAGTTACTACGGACTCTTTGTGCAATTCAGTGTGATGGG is a genomic window of Natator depressus isolate rNatDep1 chromosome 1, rNatDep2.hap1, whole genome shotgun sequence containing:
- the LOC141981001 gene encoding olfactory receptor 52R1-like; protein product: MQETPFCFRVGQLLPYSMSDSNTTDFTNPSTFILLGIPGLVAAHVWISIPFCAMYAIAILGNFTVLFIVKTEPSLHGPMYYFLCMLAITDLGLSTSTVPKMLSIFWFNFREIDFSACLTQMYFIHSFSVMESGIFAAMALDRYVAICHPLRHSTILTNSIVATIGLAMVLRCGIFSLPYPFLVRQWPYCRTNIIPQTLCVHMAVAKLACADTHISSYYGLFVQFSVMGLDVIFIVVSYIQILRAIFSLPTKDARIKTFGTCSSHLFVILAFYIPRLFISLLYRFGQNVALNFHVLISNVYLLMPPMLNPIIYAVRTKQIWDRLLRLFTHEGP